Genomic DNA from Vanessa atalanta chromosome 17, ilVanAtal1.2, whole genome shotgun sequence:
GTAAGAAagcaatgttaaatattattcccGAAGTtccgtgaaaaaaaaaattcgtcgAAATTCATGTAGCCATTTTTTCACGTATCCAGTCAATGAAATGCCAAATTTGGTTACTtgtctatattttttgtttgattggAATGggctaagatttttttatttgaaatatatcgaAAATAGCTTACATTTGAGCTAAATCTGCTTCCTTAGACTTGTAACcttcattaatattatcatttaactcTTGAATACTATTTAGTAACTCATTGTACAGCTTTATAGGAAGTGAGGCATTGTTACTGGCCTCTGAACCAAGTATTGAGACTAGCGTAGCAAGTAAAGTATTTGATGATTGTAATTCTTTCTCAGCGGCTTCTTGCTCCGCGCATATTGCATTCATTGATTTctgaaacaatatattaatacatgtgAGTTCAATTATatgagaaatttaaataaagtaaattaaattattcatgttTAACAGTACAATtagtaattttagtaataatcaatttaaaatattataccattTATTCGCAGCTCATAATGTAAAACTATTTCgagatttaaaaattttatttagcaaTTAAATATCACGTAAACTGCACGAAAAATACtagagtatttttattatacaatgatTGGAAGTATTAAGGCGCGTCTGCGAGTGATCGAATGTGCGTgcatgtgtgtgtgcgtgtttgCGTGCGTACCGTGCGTagcgcggcgggcgcgcgcgAGAGGGCGTGGTCGCGAAGCTCGGCAGCGAAGTGCAGCAGCTCCTCGGCGGCGCGCAGCTCCCGCCGCAGCGCGCCGTACGCGCACGCGTCCGCCCGCAGCGCGCGCCCCGCCcacgcgcgcgccgcgcccaGCGCCGCCGCCACCGCCCTGCCGCACGGAAACACTTTAACTTAATTGAGCTGCAAATAAACTCAGGAACGGTACAAGATATGGCAGTAGAAATTCATTGAAGCagcaaattattgttaaaaacaatGATGTCATTTTAAACACTATTAACTATTCAGTAACATTGTTTATCCAagaatgaaaacaaataattctcTAAGTAGTAGATGATAAAtctttgacataaataaaaccaaaagtcTGCTTGTCTATTGTCTGTGTGACGTTCCTGAGCCATTCATCTGATTTTGAAAGTTTCGTGAGCTGTTCTGTACACGCCCAGAAAAAAAGCAGAGaaacctttatttatatacttgtccttaaagttaatttaatatgtaaatcctTATTCTCTTACAAGCCAGGGTAGGTAGCTTgatgtacataaaaaaagtcaAGACAAACTAACTCTCTAACAGCCAATGCAGATCTGGCAGTCATCTCCACAGCCAACCTGGTACGTCTGTCTACATAGTGTTTAACAGCAGTCTGTAGCTGCTGCTCCAATATTGATTCTTCTTGTTCCAGCAACTCTATAGCACTCTGGGCTTCCATCGCACATACACTgaaacagaaataataataagcttatttttatttgttaaattataatagcatTCATTATtagaagaattatatttattttatttaaatgatattcttCATTCGTTTTGTAGCTTTTAGTTATAATGCAATTATcatcacaaatattatttaattttttcttaggCTTAATAAGCCTTAGATTCAATAGAAATATCTAAGATCTGAGAAAAAAATCAGCTGATTATTTTTTGATGAGATTTTTGATTgagaataatgttaaaataagatCAATAACTAAGAACTAAAAATAcagctaattaaataaaatataacatcacTTACGTAATTTGGCTTGGATGAACATGATTATAGTTGGATATGAGAAGCAACTTAGCTTGCTCGCCACACAATTCTCCTTTTGTTTCTATGTAAGAGCACACTGCATCTGAAAGCCTGtgaaaaatcattatataactAACTTACGTTAACGTTCAGcatatttaatatgaacaaagacattttaatattagctGAAGACTGCTCaatcaatgttatatatataagtatattctatattaatatttatttattagttttagttatatattcattttatttaatttacaataacagCACCAACCTTCTCATATTCTATGAGTCTTTACCTACACCTTTGGTTGCTTGGAAATATCTCTATGTAGTgataaggtcgccaaaattgaacaattattttatttagtctgtatccatattttatttatttcttttgactttgtggtgtacaataaagtataaagtatattatatataagtttatatagcAGGTTCCACCTCttcataaagtaaaaattaaaccaaaatatactttattgaagaaCTACACATATGTTTGTCAAAGAATTCAATTTTAAGTAGATATTTACCATCGTTCCATATTCTTTGCTTCGGCTAATGCAGTTCTTAGGTCTTCTTCGTTGATACTATCGTTTTGCTTCTTGTTAAATTTCTTGGACGTGTACAAATCAAAGTGTGACTTGAATAGAGCTTGGGATTGTCTGTACGACTCAAATGGGCCAAATGTGAAAAATCTTTTGGCTAATtcctgaaaatatttataataaaacatctgAATCTTAACAGTGGATATAGCTTCTGTAAGGTAAGATAGTccgagatatattatattaataaaaaaaattatatgataagcAATTTGTTTTGTCATTATATAAGAGATCACCAGtatgaaatgtatataaataatttataccgaGAAAATCTACAAGATACTGAGTAATTACTATCTATACTATGAATCATATACAATAAGATCTGTTGCTGTATGCAAGTATGTATAAAAATGCATACCTTATCAACAGCACAATTTCCATATATGCTCAACACATCGCCTATAATATGGATAACATCATTGAAAATGCATTCCTCTTCTTCTGCCAATTGTATGCACTCCTCACCGGCTTCCTTTTCATCTTCTGCACATTGTTGTAGAGCAGTGTTTAACTTAGTCAGTTCCAATGTCAATTCTTGTTTCGTTGATCTGGAATGATGATTctacaattattatgtaattaaaatgatgtagATAAGATGATATACATACAAGATGAATTTCATGTATACGCTAAAAATATGTGCCAaatcttttcattttaaaatcgcTTTTCACGTTTCGATAACAATTATGactctttgtttaaaaatacacaacataTTTGCTATAATATCgacaaaatatactataacatatatatatatataaactataacttCATGTCcaacaaaattttaatcaacAATCTCAGAACTTGAATACTAAACTGACTTAGAGcaacattataaatgttatgtgaggaagctaaatataatatcaatttctaACTCCTTTCTGAACTTTTTTAACATCTACTAAAAATTACTTGaacaaataattcattaattttttactgGCCAGACCAGAGGCTCAGATCTGCACTCAAAATTAGCTACTATACCAATGCAAGATCACAATGTTGTAAAGAATAATCTCCAGGGATACCAATCAAATATACACAGGACAAATAAAAGTGCACAAGTGCACTATCCGAACCCCATAACAAGTattgtgaataatttatattacttttaactcATCTTACTCATTCTGTGCCGTCAATTCCTTAAGGATAATCTCTTGCTTTTCCAACATCATTAACTTTTCTTTCTGCATTCTGATGTCAAGTTTAATATCTTCCAATGTATCCTGATCTCCTGGTAGGCAAATTCCTTGAAATTCATTTTGAATAGATACAATTTTACCCTCCAACTCATGTGCAGGTAATAATTTTCCCTTTGCTTCTAATTCTGCATATCTGaagaaataaatcataatattataaatattataaaataaaatataacttgcaAATATCACTGATTGCTTATCATTGAAACTTTTTCcacatctaattttttttttttataggaatacaaatatttaatgacaGATCTAACTgtgtatacaatatttttagcaacagtacataaatcattaatatttgttgTGTTGTTGACAGTATTAGTAAGCCTGCCACATATATACTAGAAAGGTAGGTTACCTTACAACTGCGAAGAAATTATCTATGCACCAATACAGGTAAAAATTTCAGATCTCTCACGCTCATAATCCTATGGAAATGCTTTCTGAGTTACAGGAATATATACACGAATAACTTCAAAGCTACCAGAtggtattcaaaatttattgacaaaaaaacttAACTAACGTAGAAGCAGCGTACTCGACCAGTTACAGTTCATAAAAATAGCCTACGCTGATATAAACCTGCCAGATATATCAGAAATCATCACCTGTACTCCTCCCGCTCACTTAACGCATTATTTTGAtccaaatttttataaatccatCGCAAAACATCAGAAAAGTCCGGATCGTTTAACATCCATTCAAAGGACTTTTTATAAGTATCAACACCGAGGCTATCAAGGAAAGGTATGAATTCCTCATCGCTCATATCGTTTAAGTAATTCATAATCACaaaacttaatatattgtattttattatgctatttttagttaataacaatattttccgTTATGACTGTTATGATACAAtagtaaattcaaattttgaaCGTCAAAACAATCATGACATTTGTCATTTGGATTATTAAAATACGTTAcaatttttagaatataaaattttgtaatataacagATTTTACTACAAATTACCTTTTTTTGATTTTCTCTAATTTTAATACTTCAGATTACATTACTCACTTGTTTCTAAAACTGCCTATAATATATCTAAGTATACATATAGGCGTCGCTGATACGACGTAGTGATTACATTTTGTAACAGATGTCACCACTAGTGCTTAGCTGCAAGCTGCAAGCTGCAAGAGAGATCTACAACTCTctcatatttaaacaaaagtcTTGGTTTATCTGATAATCTAAGGTCAAGTGGAGTGGGCATGGAAAGTATCCAAAGCACAggctaacaattaattattgtcTCTACCCACggtatatttgaaaatagacaaacatattcaaaagtccttttttttctttttgacatGAAACaccgattataatattaaagtcatataaaatataaatcggaTTATAGTATATTTCAATAGAATAAATGTTTAGGTACTTGGTAGGGGGTTGCGAAaccccgtctgagtaggtactacCCTTTCATCTTATAAGAATTATACGATGAAATACCAATATATACGGCTAAGCAGCAATCCTTAGTACTTATGTGTTCCTGTCTGAAGATAAGTGAGCCAAAATTAGTGACGTATTGGCGATGAAATTAATGCTCACAGTAGCTTACGACGCCAATTtcaatgggcagtggtgatcgcTTAACGTCATTGTGGTGCATTTGCCAGTCTaccaacatattttataaacgagAAATGTCATACGATCTCCTACGTCATAACTAGCTGCAACActagtgttaataaaaaatatatactgtcatatataatctcgaccgcaccgatcaatctccaccgtgtcttctccatcgcacgtgacattggcgaaataatctgtgccctcttggcataaataaaagccaaaattaaaaataaaaaaaaaaatactgtcatatagatttgtttttatttgacaacCATATGGTAAAATTCTGACATATTTCTTCTATAATATCACAACGCGCATTGGACTCCTATTTGAGATTAAGATCTTTATTTATCaggaaaattttacaatttacttcaaattatttttgttgtatttattgtaagaagATTGTAGGAGAACCATTCATGGAATAAGCATAGGTCTTTTTGTAATTGTGATATGGCACTATAGATAGAACGAACTAAGCAAAAGGGGCCTCCTCTGCAAATGCTTTTATGATACTTAGTAACGTATCTAACAACGTATTTAATGTAGGCCTCATCTAGTATATAGGGACGCAGGTACCGCGGCCTTGAGTTCAAACCCCACATAGGACCgatattgtataatttgagTAGACAACTTTAGGATTGACAGACATGGCTGATAATGACTTCATAAGTCATAATCCGCCACTgctgaaagaaaacattttgaGAAAACCCAATCAACTCGCATTGGTGCAACGCTGCAAATCTACTTCCTAACATGGAAATTCTTGCCCAGCATTAGGACATTTActgaatggttaatttttaaaacataacaattaatttgat
This window encodes:
- the LOC125070472 gene encoding augmin complex subunit dgt3 is translated as MNYLNDMSDEEFIPFLDSLGVDTYKKSFEWMLNDPDFSDVLRWIYKNLDQNNALSEREEYRYAELEAKGKLLPAHELEGKIVSIQNEFQGICLPGDQDTLEDIKLDIRMQKEKLMMLEKQEIILKELTAQNESTKQELTLELTKLNTALQQCAEDEKEAGEECIQLAEEEECIFNDVIHIIGDVLSIYGNCAVDKELAKRFFTFGPFESYRQSQALFKSHFDLYTSKKFNKKQNDSINEEDLRTALAEAKNMERWLSDAVCSYIETKGELCGEQAKLLLISNYNHVHPSQITVCAMEAQSAIELLEQEESILEQQLQTAVKHYVDRRTRLAVEMTARSALAVREAVAAALGAARAWAGRALRADACAYGALRRELRAAEELLHFAAELRDHALSRAPAALRTKSMNAICAEQEAAEKELQSSNTLLATLVSILGSEASNNASLPIKLYNELLNSIQELNDNINEGYKSKEADLAQIKSSAKPLRDFIWDGCTKQPNCYDRSVAAMSHSLREEMSAVDAKVVKTSGLFNSVKNSDKYNLRKFWQWFLTDQAKLLSTIKSVQRS